From the Engraulis encrasicolus isolate BLACKSEA-1 chromosome 18, IST_EnEncr_1.0, whole genome shotgun sequence genome, the window gtagctatattggaatgtaaaagtgtttgtctgggaaaggggtgaaggactccaaagattgacagttcaattcccaggtaacattggcaggtgactacctgactacgagttactaacgaataaccagcctcaaaattctgaattattgaatatatgctgttggatcaaaaaactcactcttgataaaatatcatcaataattgaaattgccatgctaagcaccaaaggtgcaaccgtgatcattactaatgctgcaccatgcatcacccacaagatggcgctctaaggccacaaatggtgcattagtgacgctttgcaaggtacgtggacataatttacaagatacacgttcttgtttattgaactcacatacagaccttgacatatctgtaccattttttaaatgctagttgtgccaagtagcccattgtttatatagccttctccataattacaagaacttaacattattgtttgttcaatgactggaaattatggttacacaggagtttgtgtggtttaaagtaggcctaccttttattgtgtaagtgaattgaattTTTATTTTTGGTCATGCCATACAAGTCATTGAGTAGCGAAGGGAAATTGAGTTTCCTTGCTGAGACTCGAAccttgaacttctggcatgcaaaactggggctctaaccgctacaccaaatagccagactcattagcttgaaagtcaggacacacccacatacctagtttctgttgtattttgtgtatttgaaaatgcaaaatacagtattttgattattgatacatttactgttatgtattttgtaaagtatttgtaacatcttagagctgggtattttgcatcgtattttgaaatacatttagatgtgtctttgcccatccctgggtggtggtgtaaaattcaaagaaactcaaagtaatgaccaaataagaacactagatggtgctgtatatttataagcatATGTCTATTCCCACCACTGCAAGAtgggtgggaagagtgaattatagcccccttaggtcacctgttgagctgcttcctagcagtgctttaggatttgggtaggtaattatttgactttcggcgttttttttacttccattttgagttactgtagtacaatgccattctctatttgctgtagaccttaggtggtaatatttaaatacattttggtacataacaaataagaagtgtgaaagtcatctgtaggccttgcataacactaattattatacatgcaactacggaaaatcacaatgggggcctgcatggtgtatacaacatttacttataattttgaatgctgaatacatttgtagttaaatttattagcaatatatatttttgttaatgttgtattttattattttgaaaacacaaaagttgtgtgttcatccacttcctgaattgcagtgagtttcaattccattttgaattccatttcctgtaattcaaattcagttcaattcaacatcctgtaggggtggagtcaattcaattcaaattcaattccacttcctgaattgaatttaattcagaaattctgaatttcgtacaagcctgatttaCGTATACAGTATATGCGTCTTATATCGTGATGTACAGTATACTAATACTGTAGTGTACATGACACACAGGAATGATCACATCACTGGGCTGATCTGCAAGAATGCTGATCAAAAGAAGTGCTTCTGTCGGGATTACAAAGTCCGCTTCGTCTGCAGCCCTCCCTACTGCGACACCCAGAAACGTACGTTTATCATTGTTCTTATTGCTCTCAAATTGACCTCCTTTGTACTAGTTATGTCTTGTATCTTTTCCTTAGCTTATCTcttgctccaaagtgtacccttAGGAGACATAACCTACAATCAATTGATCACAGAATTATATGAATATGAGAAGCTCAAATGTATCTCAAGAGAGGAGATTAAGCCGCAAATAAGCAGTAAACAGTTATCTTTCCTGTGGGGtattgttttatgtgttttatttctgatGGGGGGATGGTGGACCAGCTCGCCAGGTAAAACTATTTTCTGCTGCTAGGCTGCTTCATCTCTAGGTTATTAGGATAACTGTTTACTCGGATAATTGTATGCAGGGCTGGACATGGGAATTTTCCTCCTGAAATTCAATTCCTGAAATTCTTCCTGAAGTTTTTGTGCTATATTGTCtctgactcagtccactgtctatgttGATGATAGAGCAATGGGCTGCCCTAAACTGTGGACAAGTACCAAAGGAAAAAAGATatgaacaaaaaaacccaacagtaTTGTCCCCTAGGAACTATCGGCCCACTgtggaaatgccctgtatgccagactaccagtccagccttgACTGTACGCCTAAATCGTTCTCCTTTGCAGTGTGCTGGACCAAGTGGTATGACCGTGACGACCCCTCGGCCACTGGAGACTGGGAGACGCTGAGTTCTCTGAGGACAGCGTACCCCGCTGATAACATCTGCGCCAATCCCATCGCCATCGAGAGCAGAACTGTGGACACCAACACACCTGCCTCCATGACCGGACAAGACTTCCTCCAGTAAGACCATTTTTCGCTAATTTGTAATTAGTGGGATGACAGTCAAAAGACGGTTAATGGCCCTGCTCGTGGCTCAAATGGTTGGGGCATTGACTGTTACGTCAGGGAGCTGAGTTCTATTcggataggcctactgttgatgtgtatgtactgtactccaTGTACTGTACTCCAAGGaacatatgaagggtttatttgcaaaacggtgtatctccatttttttactttttcattttattattggaaatgactgttcagagggcctaccacctatgtgtgaattcttaccattcaaatattttaagaacatacttttttaacctatataaaatgcattttgcaatgcaattcaatggaatgcccaatacaaaaatgtcaatttcccaacattctataacatggagatacactgttttgcaaataaacccttcatatatatatatacatgttcCTCTAAAAtatctgaatggcaagaattaacacatagatgaaaggacgtctgaacagtcatttccaataatgaaaTGCATAAGTCAAAAATTGTGGTAAAGTAATTTTACAACGAAActcttatactgtatattctgtATATAGGTCATATACTTTTGCAAATATGTTTCTAGTTGCAGTAGGCTATATGTTGGTAAGTTGAGTATACATGCATATgaaaaacagtaaacaaaacacCTTTTTAAACAAAAGAAATGTCATGGAGTAACTGTATATGTAAACAGATGAGGATAAGATATAAGCATAATGGTTATAATGGTAGAAGATGGATAGTACATTGTGTCCTGAACCAACATGTTAGCCATCCCATGGTGGCAGTCAGACAGTGCCATATTTTCCTCCTTAtacttttctccatctctctctctctctctctctctctctctctctctctctctctctagctactCTCCATCAACTGGATTTGCGTGCGTGAATGGGCCAAAACAAAAGTGCCGGGACTACAAGGTCCGCTTGGGGTGTCCTTGCTTTACCCTCTTGACTGCTCCGTTGGATAAAGAAGAGGAATAAGCCCACTGCCTTCAGgctgctgagccatctcatttaAAGCAAAGGCGAAGCAGCAACAGTGCTCACACTACTACATGCAAACCCACTGCATAATGGGACCCAACAAGAGGAGTTTCTGCAATGGCAATGACCTCGGCTGGCTGCTTAGTGCACTGGGAGTCAATGGGATGTCTTTCTGTAACAGCAGTGACATCTATTAGACATAACAGCAGTGACTTGTGTTAGATATGTTACATGTTGGATTGTGTGATATCGACTAGTGCACAgggaaaaataacaataaaatacacaCTTCAAATTGTGTGTTTTCATGGTGGTATTTCATTCATGAACAAAGCACGTTTGGGGGATATGGTATaattgattagtttgttgtaTAAGATATTGTGGTATCTGAGCAAATGAGAACAGCCATGGAGTGCCTGCTCAGTGTGTACATTAGAGCATCTTCATGGAAGTTGTTCTGGCATACCGTGTGCAATTGTCTCCTAATCAATAAATAATCAGAAAATATATAAAATTATATTGAATATAttattgtagcctctttgtgcagatgtgcGCTAAGGGGTATATGCAATTatatttcttcacacacacacacacacacacacacacacacacacacacacacacacacacacacacacacacacacacacacacacacacacacacacacacacacacacacacacacacacaccttgcttagGGAACGTGATGTTACTCTATGCATGTATGCACGAATTTAACAAAAAGTTAGAAACATTAAAAGTAACAAAAATGAGGCGCATACAAGGCTTGTAATGAAAATTGTATGTTGCAGCAGAAAAGTAACAAAAGACGTCAGTGGATATACAATGAGGCGGACCATCCTGTGTCAAAGCTGCACATAGAGGAGGGAGATTACTTGGAGAGTACATTGGAGATTAGGCCTACTCCAAACAGTGGACTTGTACGTTGAAAACTGTATATCCTTCAGGGATGAATGAAGAGCTTGTTCTATCTTGCTTTCTGTGAGTAATAACTTAACATGGGAAGGACTACTaaatgttttttatcttttcatctgCATATTGCGATGTCTATTAAGTAAAAATGGGAATCTCACTATTAAGTAATGGGAACTGTCCAGGTCCTCATGTTGATGGTTAGGTGTTTCACCTTGTGGTGAACTTGTGAGCAGTTGAACGTATACGTCACTCTAAGACCGGAAAACTTAGTTGTCACGCACTtcctggagacattgaaaatggacttggTCTGAAATgttacattgaaaatggactaggtccgaaatgttacattgaaaatggactaggtccaaacagtctgttgctccagttttatAACACTGAATTCTGTTGTTACTTTTCAGCGGCCATatacattttttgacacaagccCTACTGTATGTGCACCTAATTTTTGTTACTTTCAGTGTTTCTAACTTGTTATGAGCAGACGTACCACGCATTACACGGCTCAAAGGCTAGGTGCAGGCGCCAACCATTTTGTTATCCAATATAAACGGGACCAAACACCAGGATCTTCATCACAAGTAAACACATGGAGAATAATACAGTGAGGAGTGAAGTAGATAAAGGAAATATGACAAGTAAGCCAGATTGGGAGTCTGGATGCTAGTTTGCATATTTCTTTTGTCTGATGCCACTAAGGAAGATCTCTGGATTTGTGCCCATTATATTCACACATCTCAACACTCAATAGCTAAATTAAAAAAGTATCTTTTTCTCATCACGATGCTAAATAACAATTCTAAAGTGAAGGAATTCATTACTTTTGTCTGTATTGATCAATATTCCAGAAGCCTGTCTGATCTTCACGTAGGTGGTACTATTAAAAGTACAAGATCATTTCTCCTCCAGGGGGAAGTACGGAATCAGAAACACAATAGTAAGAGAAAGTCTTGTTAAAGCACTCTTGAGAAAATATTATTCTCATATAGTTTgatttttttggggttcatttTAGCCtgtatttagacaggacagttgaagacggagacaggacatgagtgggcgagagagacggggtagggtggGGAAATGACTCCCAGGCCATACTTGATGAGGCAATCCCATGAGCATGCCAGCCTGTTCATGGAGAGGGCCttagcacgctgcaccacagcacccccacacTTGGAActtctgataaaaaaaaacatttttgtgcacTATACGGTGAGTTTCTTTTCTGCCAAATATTCAAAATCTGAACTACCAGCTGTGCACATGCTAAAAGTAAAGAATGCATTtccatttcagtaggcctatcaatGTGGAGGATTTTGATACAGTTAGCAAAgattggtgtggtgtggaggccACGGGGTAAATAATGGCCTGTGGCAATATAGTGTTATACAGTAATGGTACTGCATGCTTGTTATTTGGTCATTAAAGACCTCTGGATTGAAATACCAGTGCCACCTGCTTATGTGCCACTAATTCtgccacaggttttttttttttaatcaatcctACCCAGAAAGATGTAGAATAGATGTGCACAAGCACATGGCTCAATTTGTTACACAATAGCACTCTGTTCAAATGCTCTGCTGTACCGGTACTGCACGAGCAGCCAGCGACTACACTTCCTCGAAAAGGAGCAACTAAATACAAGCCTGCTGGTGACCCTCTAACGCTCAACCAACTGAGAGCCTTTGCTGACCTATGCTGTATCAGCGTGGCACTCTAGCTGCACAAATAACAGAAAGAGACGGCAGAGGGTGGCATTGGCTGCACAAAAGGATGACAGAAAGAGACGGCAGAGGGTGGCCTTGGATAACATCCGCCTTCCATATCCACCATCTACCGACCCTGCTGTCTATCGAGGGCCCAGGGAacattagggactgttcgttatttattttcggggttgtcggaagatgtccacctttgatcgtcaaattttgcataaccctcccctagcgagcttcaaaactttgatgaccctccccgcgacaccgtcaaaaaatgcatgaccctccctaGGGAAAAGTAAGAAATAGCTATATTCTAACTTATTTTTTGACAATGGTGTGATCAATTTTAGCGAAAGGGGGAGGCGTTTCTGAGGCTGTTACATCGAAACATATACAAACAAGGTAGGCTACTTTGGAATGCTTTTTGTGataaatgggccaaacattttttggatgaccccccccccagcaagtttaaaaaactttgatgacACGaacctcccctattttcttcaggtgaccccgaaaataaataacgaacagtcccttacaaAGGACAACCCAATCCGGCTTCCTCCTCGTCACCCTGTTGTCGTCTGGCAGGTGCTCCATGTCTATACCAACGAGAACAAACAGACTGGGACCATGCTACCATACTAGTTTGCCCGGAGAACAGACATTTTTGCACTGTCACTACCAATCTGCCAATGtcacatcggtaacactttattttagtgttacatctattaacactaatacatagaatggtaatgcctgcataagtaacttgtaagacatgtatgaagcaaaagctaaggcctactaggtccttactaaggtgaaattggtaataaatcccttattgtgcatgagcaGGACAAATTTTGCGAATACATGTAACAAATTTTGCTTAGTTTATgcctacaagttacttatacatccACATGGTATACATACAACTTGTAGGTAACTTGTAGGCATATACCGattaagtgctaatagatgtaacactaaaataaagtgttaccaaatttgaTGCCCTTGTATGATTTCACATGAACACAGTTACAAAATACAATGAATTCCCTGAAAGACTTGATAGCCATGGATACGTTTGGACATAACTGTACAGTCTTGGTAGAGATGAACTATTCACTGTTTGCTGTAAACactcacatcataacaacattgctacgacaaTGCATGGACTCTTAGGCAACTAAGACTACATTTGTGAATCCGACCCCTGTGTTTCACACTATAAATAAGGGCCTGTttgaaacaacaaacaaacaaacaaaaaacagtctTGTTCTTTATGCCATTGTCATTTTATGGCATTGTTTCATAAAGAAGGGATCTGTGGTGTCTGTTTTCCAGTTGCAATAAGCCATGGCCTGCATGAAAGGGATCACCAGCGATTCCCTAGAATTGTTTAAGTAGTACCCAGAATACAAACTGTAGCTGGGTGGAATGGAGACCCAATGATTTTCAAGGTTTTAGAGATTATAGTATTAGTAGATAGTGTTGTAGAATCTAAGACAGTGATTCTTAGAGAGTCTAAGACCGTGGCCCACTGGtgggtttttgttgtttgttgggtCAGAGGTAGGTGGAACCGAACATTTGTGGGGacttcaagtgggccccaagttggaaagggATGGAAACCCCTGACGTAAGCTTTGACATAAGAGTCTGAATATTCTTGTTTATCCAAATTTGTCAAAAGAATGCAGTTGTAAGAAactggactgtttttttttttttaacagattgaaccttaaaactttgttttgactgTCAATGTTAGTGCTACATTACTTAGTTGAAGATATTTCCACACAATACATTGGATCACTTGTACAACCTTAAGCAACTTTAAATACGTAGAAAAAGCGATTAAGACCAATTAAAGCTCTCAAATGTAATGTGGTGGCTGAATCAAATGGGAAACTGTTAAGCGTTGTTCCCCTACATAACCCCATAAGTCTCCATTCTCAATCATGGCCCTGActtccattgaggacacagaggtcatgtcctctgtatttctttctcagAAATGTAGAATTTATCTACATATGATGAAAAGCGAtaaatgatcaacaatgataaattcagtctgtatacaccacccccattcatcctcaagacagtgatgaatgaaaacaatGTTAAGACTTTGATTGAAGCAAAGTTTGAAGCATCCTATTTAGTATttagtacagtatgcagtacagcacgcagtatttgacctctgtatttgaaaatgtctcgttacagtCCTGTTCTCAATCAGAGACTCATTTGCATGTGCTCACATGGGAATGTTTTTGTCTTCCTGTCGATTTGCTACATAGAATTGTAAAAGAGCAAACATCCAATATTTCTCTGTGGAAAAAGCATTTTGCCCTAATTTCTGTCCAGACAGCAAACCAGCCAGGAAAAGCTTTTGTGATAATAATCTGCTTGTTTGCACTTGTCCGTGTGGTTTCTCACAGTTATACACAGGCAAGCGATCTCACTttcgctctcactcactcgctcgttcactcacgcacgcacgcacgcacgcacgcacgcacgcacgcacgcacgcacgcacgcacgcacgcacgcgcacacacacacacacacacacacacacacacacacacacacacacacacacacacacacacacaggacagaagtCACAGAAGGtgtatgcacacagtcacacacacacacacacacacacacacacacacacacacacacacacacacacacacacacacacacgtcacaataagtgtacacgcacacacatgtcacacacacacacacacacacacacacacacacacacacacacacacacacacacacacacacacacacacacacacacacaggacagaagtCACAGAAGGtgtatgcacacagtcacacacacacacacacacacacacacacacacacacacacacacacacacacacacacacacacacacacacacacacacacacacacacacacacacacaggacagacgtcacaagaagtgcacacacacacacacacacacacacacacacacacacacacacacacacacacacagacacacacacacacacagacacacacagacacacacatacaggacagaATCCAAAAGTTTTTGGCCCTCTGACTGGCCTCGCACATGCATTTGTCAAATGGTTCATGTGTCTTTTGGACCTGAGACCAGAACACCAATTAAATACGCTCGACATCTAATCTAAATACCAAAAATGAAGTACATTTCAGCAGAATGTTATTCTATAGTATTTTCCCTTGAACCGCAGAGTAAGAGCAACTTGTTTTCTTACATACCTGCAGGATTTTTCTTTCGCTCAACCTTCAAAACAAACAGCGCTTTGTGGCTTTGAGAAATAGCAAAATTAAGGTGCTTTGGAGAGGATTTTATACGTTGATTGCCAAAACGGTAGGATTTCTAAGGTTAAAGTGTTCTGCGAAGTGGGTCTTTAGCGTCCCTGTTCAAAGAACACATTGTGGGCCTGTCCAAAGTGTAATAAAGGAATTACGAGCCACGCAAAAAGACAGGAATTTTCTTTTCCACGTACAAGAAAGGAGTTACTTAATAGTATAATTTCTACCTTGAAGGCAGGCTCACTGCCACTATCTGAGCACAGCAGTGATGGTAAGACATGTTTATAGCCATACCATACTAATATCAAGGGGGGAAAAATCAATGCAAAGCGCATTTCATTTAATGTACTGATTTGGACAAGTGGGAGAGATGGAGCGCTTGCCATCGTCATAGAGACACAGGAGGCAGGACATCAAGGACTCTTGTCTTCTTTGAAATACATTTTCGGATCTGAGAATGCACATCAGGTCTCTTCATCTTAAGGTAATAACACTTATTTACTCAATTTATTCAACGAAATTACACATAGGAGCCTGTGATAAGTTATGATATAAAGGGTTGTTTTGGAAAGCAGGGAAAAATGTTGTATTTTAGCACTTACATTTTCTTTCAGTTTGATAACGAGCAAGCACAATGGTGATTTGCATGTTCATTTTCCAGACAGGGGCCTGTGCCTTTTGCAGTCTAGTGGTGTACTGGCATTCAATTCAATACGAAATCCCACTTTTTGTATGGGCATCGTGTCTCTTTTATGTGTGCAGGTCTTTTCCTGCACTGCATTTAAGGATAAATCTGATACAAGgcccatcttgtcaccaggctgggcAAGCAGCTGCTTGCCACGCGATAGGAACAGCTCACACTTAATGAGCTGTTGtagtggttattttttttttgaatgttcattcttttgaatttttgcttggaGCTCCAACTGACTTAGAACttttagccccttttctgagttgtctgcaatgcaataGAGTGGCTCCCACTAACACATTCATGTTTACTGCGGTCTCTGTTACTGACCAATTTTGCTGTTGTATTTTAGCAAATTTTGTCTGAGTCTGATTCAGACTGACTTCCTATGGGCATGGTACAACTCACTGAGTGCTTAGTGGTATTAACTCGTATTCGCTAACAGGTTCCAGAGCAAAATGTGACTTCTGTCATGTTATATTTGGCGTTTTGTAGATCCATGTGTTTCTGTTTGAATGCTGTGGATTTCCGTGGAAAACGTATGGATGTGTAACTCAGGTCTACCCCCCGCCCGTCAAAAGTTATGGAACCCTTTAACAACTTTTTGAGTTGCACAGTTTTAAAattaacaaatgtttagggtTGAGGACTGAGCAATGTGTTCATtctttgggattttttttcttttttgatgtgCTGCTTATTTTTTCACTGGCAAGAGATTACGTGGCGACCTTgcagtcttcctcagattcattATGTTTAAAACATCCTCTCCTGTCAATGAATACATAAAcagcagaaaagaaaaacattttaaaaaataaaatcctAACGAGTGTGCGATCTTAATGAAACAGTCACTTGTATTGATCAGGACCAGGGACTGTGGACACTCCTTAGGATATTTATTTTTTGATGTTCTTTTCTGCTTTTTACTTCctcatcaagccacaaatgagaACTGAGCATGCCCATAGGAAAGCAGTCTAAAGCAGACAGAGACAAATCCCAAATATTTCCAATATGGAAGCAAATAGCAGCATATTGCCAGGTACCACTCCACCAGGCCCCGATTAAGATGGCCTGtggcccccaggctacaggttaATTCATAATTCCAAGTCTGGGCTGCAGCCCAATGATACAGgtgctgcagccacatctagcctgtgcgttaatctggccctgcactcCATTGCAATACAGACAACTCAGGTGCTAAATTCCAGACTCATCTCTATTAATTTCAAATTGTATGTATGTACTCCAAGGACTGCGGTCTCCAAATACAACATTATTAGGTTGAAGTTGTGGGTTTTGCCATCATGTCTGTGCTAGATGGAGCCATATAATCTCAGATGCTAAACGCTGATCCACTGTGATGCCAAGTGATGTGCATGTAGAGTAGATTTACAACGCACAGTGATGTAAAATGATGCTACTTTTCTAACACTAACAGTGTTAACAGTGTTAACAGTGTTAACTAACAGTGGCAGTGGATATGAAGCACAGTCTTAGTATTGATATGAGTTGTATGTTTGAATTGTCAGTGAAAGTTACTAGTCTTTCAGTTGAGTGCTTTTTTTCCTTACCTTCTGGGGGCAGTAAAGCAGTAAAGCACTGTGATGATTGGCATGGCATATCATCTTGAAGTTGTACTGGTAGTTGTGTTATTGTATTGGTGTATTGGTATTGTACAGCTTTTTTAAGTCTATTAAAGGTGGCTTTGGATAGACATGCTGTATTGTAACAGGTTAATATTCTAGAACTTTTCCAGCTATACCTCATAGTTGTGATCATCTGTATTGAAAGCTTTATGGAATGCTTTGTAAAAATATGCATATAGAGCACAAAACACAGTTCGCTAAGTGTACTCTTTATGAGACACAGTGTAAAATATACTGTGTTGAGGACTGTCAATATGTTGGCTTGTGACTTTATATTGTGACTGCTACAGAGGTATAAGAAAAGTGGTGAAGTTAAACTATTATGCAGTATATACACTTTCTGAGACATTGTTACAGAGTAATAGGTTGAAAGATAGACAAGGTTTCGGGGTATGGCTAAAGGCTTTCatgttttttcttaaaatagattTAATTGGCCTACCATacttattacctctgccaaggacgttatgtttttggtcactttggtttgtctgtcaatttttgtttgtttgtctgtcagcagaataactcaaaaagttatgaacggatttggatgaaactttgtggagttgttagaaatgacaaaagaaacaagtaatacaattttggtggtgatccggtttgtaactccacaaaaacaaggcagaaacacttgatttttttcattgcaacatAGTCaattgttctatcaaacagctcagcagaagtctgcactctctgagttaaTTTCTAGTTTATACTGTTGttaccattttatttattttattaccaTTTTATTTGTTCTATTTTCATCAttgtttgtaaagcacattgggcTGCCTCattgtgtatgaaatgggctatacCTATAAATAAATATGACTTGACTTAATAGTCCCTTCCTCTCAACAGGTAAAAGGTAAGACCCTGTCCTACCACCTGGTGTCACTGTTTAACCAGAGGAGGTAGGCTACACTTTTAAACCCTTTGATCACTCCATTGATCAGCAACCGTTAAGTTCTATGCAGAAAATCTTTTAACAAATGATTGGATATAAATCTCTGTTGTTCTAAATAAAATCACAACTCAAAATGTTCCTCTTTAAAATAGTTAATCCAGGATACCAAGATTTCCTTTAAGAAGACTGGGAAAGCAGAACCTGCTTTTTGGATTTTCTTAGGATTTGTCAAGACAATCGGGATTTATGAAGATGTTTGCCAAACGTaagtttttttttgcattgttttgttaaGGATTTTAGACTGCCTTTTCTGAATGCAATGTAGGCCTTACATAAGATCACTGTTAAAAAAGGGTACCccattttttgtattgttttgttaaAGTACTTTAGACTGCCTTTTCTGAACACAATGTGGGGCTTACATGCGATACTGTTAAAAAAAGGCAAActattttt encodes:
- the si:dkey-205h13.2 gene encoding uncharacterized protein si:dkey-205h13.2; this encodes MLFLICSECWTNWMDRDDPTGSGDWETVSSLQKSYPKQMCPNPTAIEVATVDGISLADAGNTFFANDHITGLICKNADQKKCFCRDYKVRFVCSPPYCDTQKLCWTKWYDRDDPSATGDWETLSSLRTAYPADNICANPIAIESRTVDTNTPASMTGQDFLHYSPSTGFACVNGPKQKCRDYKVRLGCPCFTLLTAPLDKEEE